A region from the Malus domestica chromosome 07, GDT2T_hap1 genome encodes:
- the LOC103438533 gene encoding uncharacterized protein gives MGMFPEQNRPQSLLFDKTESLFLFDARLLLGSDPMDSALTLFSIMPSSVPFAPRPSPNPNRVIFRCAHSVPVIRQRVLSVPVIRQRVLSIPVNRRVAATPYDSEAEASKSCGTRLPQSFQEELDERAARGDFGHHHLLGIDVPDKFKFKKEDKGKEQEAIPIEDVVAIEDDSEEAIIILGLPPSDGISYDGKSTKPEDIDEWLRTRFGYEI, from the exons ATGGGTATGTTTCCCGAACAAAACAGGCCACAATCTCTTCTATTTGACAAAACggaatctctctttctcttcgaCGCACGACTTCTCCTCGGCTCAGATCCCATGGATTCCGCTCTCACTCTTTTCTCGATCATGCCTTCATCCGTCCCGTTTGCCCCGAGACCGTCTCCGAACCCGAATCGTGTGATCTTCCGCTGCGCACACTCTGTTCCCGTGATCCGCCAGCGCGTACTCTCCGTTCCCGTGATCCGCCAGCGCGTACTCTCCATTCCCGTGAACCGCAGAGTGGCCGCGACTCCATATG ATAGCGAGGCAGAAGCATCAAAGAGTTGTGGAACCCGTCTGCCTCAATCGTTCCAGGAGGAACTTGATGAGAGGGCAGCTCGAG GCGACTTTGGCCACCACCATTTACTAGGCATAGACGTCCCTGACAAATTCAAGTtcaaaaaagaagacaaaggaaaAGAACAAGAGGCTATTCCCATTGAGGATGTTGTTGCAATCGAAGATGATTCTGAAGAAGCTATTATCATTCTTGGACTACCACCAAGTGATGGAATTTCATATGATGGAAAGTCTACGAAGCCTGAGGATATTGATGAATGGCTGAGAACGCGCTTTGGCTACGAAATTTGA
- the LOC114825757 gene encoding uncharacterized protein isoform X1 yields the protein MVYTTRQSLRKVNDEQKTGIRKTEHDLQVAEEEMVKEKFGISSIFEDLTEVHGGWLPHTFGVHVDYFQTYIVTYWNELVRPTFNLGIEKALKMKAHGKGWAGIIVERIRTNWIPRLKKQSLEFKAYLEPNI from the exons ATGGTGTATACAACTAGACAATCT CTTCGAAAAGTAAATGATGAACAGAAGACTGGAATTCGGAAAACTGAACATGATCTTCAAGTTGCAGAG gaagaaatggtgaaggaGAAGTTTGGGATTTCTTCGATATTTGAAGATTTGACTGAG GTCCATGGAGGATGGCTTCCACATACATTTGGAGTTCATGTAGACTATTTTCAG ACGTACATTGTGACTTACTGGAATGAGCTTGTAAGACCAACCTTCAATCTGGGAATTGAAAAG GCCTTAAAAATGAAAGCTCATGGTAAGGGTTGGGCTGGGATCATCGTTGAAAGAATTAGAACA AACTGGATCCCAAGGTTGAAGAAACAGTCTTTGGAATTTAAAGCCTATCTTGAACCAAACATTTGA
- the LOC114825757 gene encoding uncharacterized protein isoform X2, with amino-acid sequence MVYTTRQSLRKVNDEQKTGIRKTEHDLQVAEEEMVKEKFGISSIFEDLTEVHGGWLPHTFGVHVDYFQTYIVTYWNELVRPTFNLGIEKNWIPRLKKQSLEFKAYLEPNI; translated from the exons ATGGTGTATACAACTAGACAATCT CTTCGAAAAGTAAATGATGAACAGAAGACTGGAATTCGGAAAACTGAACATGATCTTCAAGTTGCAGAG gaagaaatggtgaaggaGAAGTTTGGGATTTCTTCGATATTTGAAGATTTGACTGAG GTCCATGGAGGATGGCTTCCACATACATTTGGAGTTCATGTAGACTATTTTCAG ACGTACATTGTGACTTACTGGAATGAGCTTGTAAGACCAACCTTCAATCTGGGAATTGAAAAG AACTGGATCCCAAGGTTGAAGAAACAGTCTTTGGAATTTAAAGCCTATCTTGAACCAAACATTTGA
- the LOC103438478 gene encoding uncharacterized protein has product MAMRRFYNEIKGLKVKELPDHIKPMLSVDYAKKAVQRGLDNYHAKYIQTSSVDPLLHVCFGGMIFSYLVALPEERRHLEHAKHAKEHGH; this is encoded by the coding sequence ATGGCGATGAGGAGATTCTACAACGAGATCAAGGGGTTGAAGGTGAAGGAATTGCCCGACCACATTAAGCCGATGCTGTCCGTCGATTACGCCAAGAAGGCTGTGCAGAGAGGCTTGGACAACTACCACGCCAAGTACATCCAGACCAGCTCCGTCGATCCTCTCCTCCATGTCTGCTTCGGAGGCATGATCTTCTCCTACCTCGTCGCTCTTCCCGAGGAGCGCCGCCACCTCGAGCACGCCAAGCACGCCAAGGAGCATGGCCATTGA